A single region of the Microlunatus panaciterrae genome encodes:
- a CDS encoding pyridoxal-phosphate-dependent aminotransferase family protein, giving the protein MPSAFPVLERHLFGPGPSNPYPEATAGLGLPLLGHLDPEFLRIMDETCSLLRTAWGTSNARTLPLSATGSAGMEAAFVNTVTDGDVAVIAVNGLFGERMCDVAARCGAEVVRVDHEWGAPIDPERVAQAHPNPKVIAAVHAETSTGVRSDIEALGQLKGDALLITDAVTSIGGIELRADDWGIDVGYAGTQKCLGVAPGLAPFTINDRAFERRITTPRSWYLDLGLLGGYVGTGGGGGRTYHHTAPVAMVVSLHAGLNRVLDEGLEQVWARHAEAGQQLQDGLQEMGLELFAQEGWRLPELTTVKVPDGVDSAAVRALLLERHNIEISGGAGAYAATVWRIGLMGHNARPDAALLMLAALKDVLARV; this is encoded by the coding sequence ATGCCATCTGCATTCCCCGTACTGGAACGTCATCTGTTCGGACCCGGCCCCTCCAACCCCTATCCGGAGGCCACCGCCGGGCTCGGGCTGCCGCTGCTCGGTCACCTCGATCCCGAGTTCCTGCGGATCATGGATGAGACCTGCAGCCTGCTGCGGACCGCCTGGGGCACCAGCAACGCCCGCACGCTGCCGCTCAGCGCCACCGGTTCGGCCGGGATGGAGGCCGCCTTCGTCAACACGGTGACCGACGGCGACGTCGCCGTGATCGCCGTCAACGGGCTGTTCGGCGAGCGGATGTGCGACGTGGCGGCCCGCTGCGGCGCCGAGGTGGTGCGGGTCGACCACGAGTGGGGTGCGCCGATCGACCCGGAGCGGGTGGCCCAGGCGCATCCGAACCCGAAGGTGATCGCCGCCGTGCACGCTGAGACCTCGACCGGGGTCCGCTCCGACATCGAGGCGCTGGGTCAGTTGAAAGGTGACGCGCTGCTGATCACCGATGCGGTCACCTCGATCGGCGGGATCGAGCTGCGGGCCGACGACTGGGGCATCGACGTGGGTTACGCCGGCACCCAGAAGTGCCTGGGGGTGGCGCCCGGGCTGGCACCGTTCACCATCAACGACCGGGCCTTCGAGCGTCGGATCACCACCCCGCGGTCCTGGTATCTCGATCTCGGCCTGCTCGGCGGCTACGTCGGGACCGGCGGCGGGGGTGGCCGGACCTACCACCACACGGCTCCGGTGGCGATGGTGGTCAGCCTGCACGCCGGGCTCAACCGGGTCCTCGACGAGGGACTGGAGCAGGTCTGGGCCCGGCACGCCGAGGCTGGCCAGCAGCTGCAGGACGGCCTGCAGGAGATGGGCCTGGAGCTGTTCGCCCAGGAGGGCTGGCGGCTGCCCGAGCTCACCACCGTCAAGGTGCCGGACGGGGTCGACTCCGCCGCGGTCCGGGCGCTGCTGCTCGAGCGGCACAACATCGAGATCAGCGGCGGCGCCGGTGCGTACGCGGCGACGGTGTGGCGGATCGGCCTGATGGGTCACAACGCGCGTCCGGACGCGGCCCTGCTGATGCTGGCCGCGTTGAAGGACGTGCTGGCCCGGGTCTGA
- a CDS encoding ABC-F family ATP-binding cassette domain-containing protein, which yields MANLINAERISKSYGTRTLLDNVSIGLGQGDVIGVVGRNGDGKTTLLRILTGVLEPDSGRVTHTGAVSVGYLHQADDFSADATVRDIIVGGRPDHVWAADPLTRGVVEHLLAEVDLDATVSSLSGGERRRTALVALMLSNHDLLVLDEPTNHLDVEAVSWLAAHLNQLQARNVAMLVVSHDRWFLDAVCTRIWEVHDGVVDAYDGGYAAYVLARAERARQAAGMEVRRKNLLRKELAWLRRGPPARTSKPKFRIDAANTLIANEPPPRDRFQLQQFAVSRLGKDVFDLHHVDAAVGSGDDRRMLLSNLDWSIGPGDRIGLVGVNGAGKTTLLRLLTGDRQPDAGTVKRGRTLQIGHLSQAVTELDGSERVLDAVNAIRRATTLASGRESTTSSLLEDFGFTGDKLTTRLGELSGGERRRLQFLRLLLAEPNVLLLDEPTNDLDIDTLTVLEDYLDSWPGTLIVVSHDRYFLERVCDVTYALMGDGRCVLLPGGVEQYLEHRRNQPRGPVRSGGSEAGSVVDGQGPSAAEVRQARKDLSRIEQQIKKLDGRTARLHSEMAAAAADYARLTELQAELDQVTAAKEELELSWLETAELVE from the coding sequence ATGGCCAATCTGATCAATGCCGAGCGCATCTCCAAGTCGTACGGCACCCGCACCCTGCTCGACAACGTCAGCATCGGACTCGGCCAGGGCGACGTGATCGGGGTCGTCGGGCGCAACGGTGACGGCAAGACCACCCTGCTGCGGATCCTGACCGGAGTGCTCGAGCCGGACTCCGGGCGGGTCACCCACACCGGCGCCGTCTCGGTCGGCTACCTGCACCAGGCCGACGACTTCTCCGCCGACGCCACCGTGCGGGACATCATCGTCGGCGGCCGGCCGGACCATGTCTGGGCCGCCGACCCCCTCACCCGCGGTGTCGTCGAGCACCTGCTGGCCGAGGTCGACCTGGACGCGACCGTCTCGTCGCTGAGTGGCGGCGAGCGACGACGGACCGCGCTGGTCGCGCTGATGCTGAGCAACCACGACCTGCTGGTGCTGGACGAGCCGACCAACCATCTCGATGTGGAGGCCGTCAGCTGGCTGGCCGCGCATCTCAACCAGCTGCAGGCCCGCAATGTGGCGATGCTCGTGGTCAGTCACGACCGCTGGTTCCTGGACGCGGTCTGCACCCGGATCTGGGAGGTGCACGACGGGGTCGTCGACGCCTACGACGGGGGCTACGCGGCGTACGTGCTGGCCCGGGCGGAACGGGCCCGGCAGGCGGCCGGGATGGAGGTCCGCCGAAAGAACCTGCTGCGCAAGGAGCTGGCCTGGCTCCGCCGTGGCCCGCCGGCTCGCACCTCCAAGCCGAAGTTCCGGATCGACGCGGCGAACACCCTGATCGCCAACGAACCGCCTCCCCGGGACCGGTTCCAGCTGCAGCAGTTCGCGGTCTCCCGGCTGGGCAAGGACGTCTTCGATCTCCACCACGTTGACGCCGCCGTGGGCTCCGGCGATGACCGCCGGATGCTGCTGTCCAACCTGGACTGGTCGATCGGGCCGGGCGACCGGATCGGGCTGGTCGGGGTCAACGGCGCCGGCAAGACCACCCTGCTGCGGCTGCTGACCGGCGACCGCCAGCCCGACGCCGGCACGGTGAAGCGGGGCCGCACCCTGCAGATCGGCCACCTGTCCCAGGCGGTCACCGAGCTGGACGGCTCCGAGCGCGTACTGGACGCGGTGAACGCGATCCGCCGGGCGACCACACTGGCGTCCGGACGGGAGAGCACCACCTCGTCGCTGCTGGAGGACTTCGGCTTCACCGGCGACAAGCTCACCACCCGGCTCGGGGAGCTGTCCGGTGGCGAGCGGCGCCGGCTGCAGTTCCTGCGGCTGCTGCTGGCCGAGCCGAACGTGCTGCTGCTGGACGAGCCGACCAACGACCTCGACATCGACACGCTGACCGTGCTGGAGGACTACCTGGACTCCTGGCCAGGCACGCTGATCGTGGTCTCGCACGACCGCTACTTCCTCGAGCGGGTCTGCGACGTGACCTACGCACTGATGGGCGACGGCCGCTGCGTGCTGCTGCCCGGCGGCGTCGAGCAGTATCTCGAGCATCGGCGCAACCAGCCTCGCGGACCGGTCCGCAGCGGCGGCTCCGAGGCCGGCTCCGTCGTCGACGGCCAGGGTCCCTCCGCGGCCGAGGTCCGGCAGGCCAGGAAGGACCTGTCCAGGATCGAGCAGCAGATTAAGAAGCTGGACGGCCGGACCGCGAGGCTGCACAGCGAGATGGCCGCGGCGGCCGCCGACTACGCCCGGCTGACCGAGCTGCAGGCCGAGCTGGACCAGGTCACCGCCGCCAAGGAGGAGCTCGAGCTCAGCTGGCTGGAGACGGCCGAGCTGGTCGAGTGA
- a CDS encoding RDD family protein, with amino-acid sequence MANDERTSGERTSTPADKQYPGEMLGLPSTGRGSLASWKARVTALLLDWALSMAAAVGLFGTAVLTGSGWRSWMILTVFFVESAVLSVLTGGSIGQTLTRIGVYRMDGRPLGFLRGIARAALVCLALPAMVVDGNRRGLHDLAVGTVVINRR; translated from the coding sequence GTGGCGAACGATGAGCGGACGAGCGGGGAGCGGACGTCGACCCCGGCCGACAAGCAGTACCCGGGGGAGATGCTCGGGTTGCCGAGCACGGGTCGCGGTTCGCTCGCGTCGTGGAAGGCACGGGTGACCGCGCTGCTGCTGGACTGGGCGCTCAGCATGGCCGCCGCGGTCGGCCTGTTCGGCACTGCCGTCCTCACCGGCAGCGGCTGGCGGTCCTGGATGATCCTGACCGTCTTCTTCGTCGAGTCGGCGGTGCTGTCGGTGCTCACCGGCGGCAGCATCGGCCAGACCCTGACCCGGATCGGGGTGTACCGGATGGACGGCCGGCCGCTCGGGTTCCTGCGCGGCATCGCCCGGGCCGCCCTGGTCTGCCTGGCGCTGCCGGCCATGGTCGTCGACGGCAACCGCCGCGGCCTGCACGACCTGGCCGTCGGAACGGTCGTCATCAACCGGCGCTAG
- a CDS encoding FAD-binding oxidoreductase, producing the protein MSPTPPLDELIAELPDGAVTTDPATMEGYRFDWARDTGAGMPLAVVRPLDADQVQTTVRWAHRHRVPVVPRGAGSGLSGGSSAVTGALTLSLDRMRAVEIDAATRVAVVEPGALNAEVKAAAAEHGLWYPPDPSSFEICSIGGNIATNAGGLCCVKYGVTTDYVLGLDVVLADGTLVTLGGRRIKDVAGLSLLKLFVGSEGTLGIVTRAILRLIPAQPVRATLVATFPTVKAAAEAVVEVGRTLRPSMMELMDRASVNAVEDYRPMGLDREAGAMLLAQSDAPGEACAVEIDTMERIFTAAGAVETFVTHDAEEGEMFAAARRAVFSAVEARGALMLEDVGVPVPILPVLLTGIAEIADRYDIEVPVVAHAGDGNTHPNIIYDPADADSHARASAAFVEIMELAISLGGTITGEHGVGRLKRAALPAQLGPEVMALTHTIKHALDPEGILNPGAAL; encoded by the coding sequence ATGAGCCCCACCCCACCGCTGGACGAGCTGATCGCGGAGCTTCCCGACGGCGCGGTGACCACCGACCCGGCCACGATGGAGGGCTACCGGTTCGACTGGGCCCGCGACACCGGAGCCGGCATGCCGCTGGCCGTGGTCCGGCCGCTGGACGCCGATCAGGTGCAGACCACCGTCCGCTGGGCGCATCGTCACCGGGTGCCGGTGGTGCCGCGCGGCGCCGGCAGTGGCCTGTCCGGCGGCAGCTCGGCTGTCACCGGAGCCCTCACCCTCAGCCTGGACCGGATGCGGGCCGTCGAGATCGACGCCGCCACCCGGGTGGCGGTGGTCGAGCCGGGGGCGCTCAACGCCGAGGTCAAGGCCGCGGCGGCCGAGCATGGACTGTGGTACCCACCGGACCCGTCCTCGTTCGAGATCTGCTCGATCGGCGGGAACATCGCCACCAACGCCGGCGGTCTGTGCTGCGTCAAGTACGGCGTCACCACCGACTATGTGCTCGGGCTCGACGTGGTGCTGGCGGACGGCACGCTGGTCACCCTGGGCGGCCGGCGGATCAAGGACGTCGCCGGGCTGTCGCTGCTGAAGCTGTTCGTCGGCAGTGAGGGGACGCTCGGCATCGTCACCCGGGCGATCCTGCGGCTCATCCCCGCACAGCCGGTCCGGGCCACGCTGGTGGCCACCTTCCCGACCGTGAAGGCGGCCGCCGAGGCGGTGGTCGAGGTCGGCCGGACCCTGCGGCCGTCGATGATGGAGCTGATGGACCGGGCCTCGGTCAACGCGGTCGAGGACTATCGGCCGATGGGACTGGACCGGGAGGCTGGCGCCATGCTGCTGGCGCAGTCCGATGCACCGGGCGAGGCCTGCGCGGTGGAGATCGACACCATGGAGCGGATCTTCACCGCGGCCGGTGCGGTCGAGACGTTCGTCACCCACGACGCCGAGGAGGGTGAGATGTTCGCCGCCGCCCGGCGCGCCGTCTTCTCAGCCGTCGAGGCCCGCGGGGCGCTGATGCTGGAGGACGTCGGGGTGCCGGTGCCGATCCTGCCGGTGCTGCTGACCGGCATCGCCGAGATCGCCGACCGCTACGACATCGAGGTGCCGGTGGTGGCGCATGCCGGTGACGGCAACACCCATCCGAACATCATCTACGACCCCGCCGATGCCGACTCCCACGCCCGCGCGTCGGCCGCCTTCGTCGAGATCATGGAGCTGGCCATCTCCCTCGGCGGCACCATCACCGGCGAGCACGGCGTCGGCCGGCTGAAGCGGGCGGCGCTGCCGGCCCAGCTGGGACCCGAGGTGATGGCGCTGACCCACACGATCAAGCACGCGTTGGACCCTGAGGGAATCCTGAACCCCGGCGCGGCACTCTGA
- the glnA gene encoding type I glutamate--ammonia ligase, with product MFQGADDLLAYVKDEGVEVIDIRFCDLPGIMQHFTVPAGSFGPEVFEEGLAFDGSSIRGFQKIHESDMALLPDPTTAYLDPFRRAKTLCVNFFVHDPLTKEPYSRDPRNIARKAEAYLASTGIGDTAYFAPEAEFYVFDDVRFETKANTGYYSIDSEAGAWNTGRVEEGGNRGYKVRYKGGYFPVAPVDHFSDLRDDMVRHMENSGLIVERAHHEVGTAGQAEINYRFNTLLSAGDDVMKFKYMVKNTAWAAGKTATFMPKPIFGDNGSGMHVHSSIWDNGDPLFYDEAGYGGLSDIARWYIGGILAHAPALLAFTNPSVNSYHRLVPGFEAPVNLVYSSRNRSACIRIPITGSNPKAKRVEFRCPDPSSNPYLAFSAILLAGLDGIQNKTEPAAPIDKDLYELPPEEHASVPTVPASLDAVLEALESDNEFLQQGDVFTPDLIETWVDLKRTTEIDPIRLRPHPHEFELYYDI from the coding sequence ATGTTCCAAGGAGCCGACGACCTGTTGGCCTACGTCAAGGACGAGGGTGTCGAGGTCATCGACATCCGCTTCTGCGACCTGCCCGGCATCATGCAGCACTTCACCGTTCCCGCAGGCTCGTTCGGTCCGGAGGTCTTCGAGGAAGGCCTCGCCTTCGACGGATCGTCGATCCGCGGATTCCAGAAGATCCACGAGTCGGACATGGCCCTGCTGCCGGACCCGACCACCGCCTACCTGGACCCGTTCCGCCGGGCCAAGACGCTGTGTGTGAACTTCTTCGTGCACGACCCGCTGACCAAGGAGCCGTACAGCCGGGACCCGCGCAACATCGCCCGCAAGGCGGAGGCCTACCTGGCGTCGACCGGCATCGGCGACACCGCCTACTTCGCACCCGAGGCGGAGTTCTACGTCTTCGACGACGTGCGGTTCGAGACCAAGGCGAACACCGGCTACTACTCCATCGACTCCGAGGCCGGCGCCTGGAACACCGGCCGGGTCGAGGAGGGCGGCAACCGCGGCTACAAGGTCCGCTACAAGGGCGGGTATTTCCCGGTCGCCCCGGTCGACCACTTCTCCGACCTGCGTGACGACATGGTCCGCCACATGGAGAACTCCGGCCTGATCGTCGAGCGCGCCCACCACGAGGTCGGCACCGCCGGCCAGGCGGAGATCAACTACCGCTTCAACACGCTGCTGAGCGCCGGCGACGACGTGATGAAGTTCAAGTACATGGTGAAGAACACCGCCTGGGCGGCCGGCAAGACGGCCACCTTCATGCCGAAGCCGATCTTCGGTGACAACGGCTCCGGGATGCACGTGCACTCCTCCATCTGGGACAACGGTGACCCGCTGTTCTACGACGAGGCGGGCTACGGCGGCCTGTCCGACATCGCCCGCTGGTACATCGGCGGCATCCTGGCCCACGCCCCGGCGCTGCTGGCCTTCACCAACCCGAGCGTGAACTCCTACCACCGGCTGGTGCCCGGCTTCGAGGCCCCGGTCAACCTGGTCTACAGCTCGCGTAACCGCTCGGCCTGCATCCGGATCCCGATCACCGGGTCCAACCCGAAGGCGAAGCGGGTCGAGTTCCGTTGCCCCGACCCGTCCTCGAACCCGTACCTGGCGTTCTCGGCCATCCTGCTGGCCGGCCTGGACGGCATCCAGAACAAGACCGAGCCGGCCGCGCCGATCGACAAGGACCTCTACGAGCTGCCGCCCGAGGAGCACGCCTCGGTGCCGACCGTCCCGGCCAGCCTGGACGCGGTGCTGGAGGCTCTGGAGTCCGACAACGAGTTCCTGCAGCAGGGTGACGTCTTCACCCCCGACCTGATCGAGACCTGGGTCGACCTGAAGCGCACCACCGAGATCGACCCGATCCGGCTGCGTCCGCACCCGCATGAGTTTGAGCTGTACTACGACATTTAG
- a CDS encoding FAD-binding and (Fe-S)-binding domain-containing protein — protein sequence MLRDALGDGADVSSRAFDRISAAVDASHYLLTPSAVIRPRDAAEVGIVLAHARASALPLTFRSGGTSLSGQAVTDGLLVDTRRHFRRIEVLDDGRRVRVQPGATVRQVNARLARHGRKLGPDPASEIACTIGGVVANNSSGMACGITQNSYRTLESMIIVLPSGTVLDTADHDADEQLLSREPQLHATLARLRRELTTDPELRLEVERQYSMKNTMGYSLNALLDFEQPAQILAHLMIGSEGTLGFVAEATFRTVAVHKQAATAFCVFSTLEAATDALPALVASGATTIELLDAASLRVVQQDPAAVGSIPDIEITGQAALLVEYQAAEPDALARLRDMATEVLAGLALELPAELVSDPAIRGNLWQLRKGLYAAVAGSRPSGTTALLEDIAVPVGSLSRTCADLQVLFDRYGYADAVIFGHAKDGNIHFLINIDFSEPDQLAGYRAFTEEMVELVLAAGGTLKAEHGTGRIMAPFVRRQFGDRLYGFLLEIKNGCDPTGLLNPDTVLSSDAELHLKHLKATPGVGPEVDRCVECGYCEPVCPSRDLTTTPRQRIVVRRAMAEAARDGNERLLVELSEAADYEVVDTCAVDGMCQTACPVFINTGDLVRRLRSESAGRAAEAGWKVAAKAWGPFTAVAAAGMSVAAALPPALIGGPNRLARRLAGAEAVPLLSAELPTGGRRRRASPGHEAVEAVYFQACVGTMFGPADGSDGVAAALRALCDRAGIALSTPERPATLCCGTPWKSKGMTDGYELMTRRTVRALWLATDFGRLPVICDASSCTEGLALAWEQLAAANGRQPEDLRFVDAVQFVAETVLPRLPATKRIGSLALHPTCSSTRLGTNSHLNQIAEAIAEDPVVPNGWGCCGFAGDRGLLHPELTASATQPERESLAERSFDAYASNNRTCELGLTRATGQQYRHILELLEEATRPAADAVATLTT from the coding sequence ATGCTCCGCGACGCGCTCGGCGATGGCGCGGACGTCAGCTCGCGTGCCTTCGATCGGATCAGCGCCGCCGTCGACGCCTCGCACTACCTGCTCACACCGAGTGCCGTCATCCGTCCCCGCGACGCCGCCGAGGTGGGCATCGTGCTCGCCCACGCCCGGGCGTCCGCGCTGCCGCTGACCTTCCGCTCCGGTGGCACCAGCCTGTCCGGCCAGGCGGTCACCGACGGGCTGCTGGTCGACACCCGGCGCCACTTCCGCCGGATCGAGGTCCTCGACGACGGCCGGCGCGTCCGGGTGCAGCCGGGTGCCACCGTGCGCCAGGTCAACGCCCGGCTGGCCCGCCATGGCCGCAAGCTGGGTCCCGACCCGGCCAGCGAGATCGCCTGCACGATCGGCGGCGTGGTCGCCAACAACTCCAGCGGGATGGCCTGCGGGATCACCCAGAACTCCTACCGCACCCTCGAGTCCATGATCATCGTGCTGCCCAGCGGCACGGTGCTGGACACGGCCGACCACGACGCCGACGAGCAGCTGCTGAGCCGTGAGCCGCAGCTGCACGCCACCCTCGCCAGGCTGCGCCGGGAGCTGACGACCGACCCCGAGCTCCGGCTGGAGGTGGAGCGGCAGTACAGCATGAAGAACACCATGGGCTACTCGCTGAACGCGCTGCTCGACTTCGAGCAGCCGGCGCAGATCCTGGCCCATCTCATGATCGGCAGCGAGGGCACGCTGGGCTTCGTCGCCGAGGCGACCTTCCGTACCGTGGCGGTGCACAAGCAGGCGGCCACCGCCTTCTGCGTGTTCTCGACGCTGGAGGCGGCGACCGACGCGCTTCCGGCGCTGGTGGCGAGTGGGGCGACGACCATCGAGCTGCTCGACGCGGCCTCGCTCCGGGTGGTGCAGCAGGATCCGGCAGCGGTCGGCAGCATCCCCGACATCGAGATCACCGGGCAGGCGGCGCTGCTGGTGGAATACCAGGCCGCCGAGCCGGACGCCCTGGCCCGGCTGCGGGACATGGCCACCGAGGTGCTGGCCGGACTCGCGCTGGAGCTGCCGGCCGAGCTCGTCTCGGACCCGGCCATCCGCGGCAACCTGTGGCAGCTGCGCAAGGGGTTGTACGCCGCCGTCGCCGGCAGCCGGCCCAGCGGCACCACCGCGCTGCTCGAGGACATCGCGGTGCCGGTCGGTTCGCTGTCGCGGACCTGCGCCGACCTGCAGGTGCTGTTTGACCGGTACGGCTACGCCGATGCGGTCATCTTCGGCCATGCCAAGGACGGCAACATCCACTTCCTGATCAACATCGACTTCTCCGAGCCCGACCAGCTCGCCGGCTACCGCGCCTTCACCGAGGAGATGGTCGAGCTGGTGCTGGCCGCCGGCGGGACGCTCAAGGCCGAGCACGGCACCGGCCGGATCATGGCGCCCTTCGTTCGTCGCCAGTTCGGCGACCGGCTCTACGGGTTTCTGCTGGAGATCAAGAACGGCTGCGATCCGACCGGCCTGCTCAACCCTGACACGGTGCTGAGCTCCGACGCGGAGCTGCATCTGAAACATCTCAAGGCCACCCCGGGTGTCGGGCCGGAGGTCGACCGCTGCGTAGAGTGCGGCTACTGCGAGCCGGTCTGTCCCAGCCGTGACCTGACGACCACTCCGCGGCAGCGGATCGTGGTCAGGAGAGCGATGGCCGAGGCCGCCCGGGACGGCAACGAGCGGCTGCTGGTCGAGCTCAGCGAGGCCGCCGACTACGAGGTGGTCGACACCTGCGCCGTGGACGGGATGTGCCAGACCGCCTGCCCGGTGTTCATCAACACCGGCGACCTGGTGCGACGGCTGCGGTCCGAGTCGGCCGGCCGGGCCGCCGAGGCCGGCTGGAAGGTGGCAGCGAAGGCGTGGGGCCCGTTCACCGCGGTGGCGGCGGCCGGGATGTCGGTGGCCGCGGCGCTGCCGCCGGCCCTGATCGGTGGGCCCAACCGGCTGGCCCGGCGGCTGGCCGGCGCCGAGGCGGTCCCGCTGCTGTCCGCGGAGCTGCCCACCGGTGGTCGCCGGCGCCGGGCCAGCCCCGGGCATGAGGCGGTCGAGGCGGTCTACTTCCAGGCCTGTGTCGGCACCATGTTCGGGCCGGCGGACGGCTCGGACGGCGTCGCCGCAGCCCTGCGGGCGCTCTGCGACCGGGCCGGGATCGCGCTCAGCACCCCCGAACGACCGGCCACGCTCTGCTGCGGCACGCCCTGGAAGTCCAAGGGCATGACGGACGGCTACGAGCTGATGACCCGCCGTACGGTGCGGGCGCTGTGGCTGGCCACCGACTTCGGCCGGTTGCCGGTGATCTGCGACGCGTCGTCGTGCACGGAGGGGCTGGCGCTCGCCTGGGAGCAGCTGGCTGCGGCCAACGGGCGGCAACCCGAGGACCTCCGGTTCGTCGACGCGGTCCAGTTCGTCGCCGAGACGGTGCTCCCCCGGCTGCCGGCGACCAAGCGGATCGGGTCCCTGGCGCTGCACCCGACCTGCTCCAGTACGCGGTTGGGCACCAACAGCCACCTCAACCAGATCGCCGAGGCGATCGCCGAGGATCCGGTGGTGCCGAACGGGTGGGGCTGCTGCGGCTTCGCCGGCGACCGCGGACTGCTGCATCCCGAGCTGACCGCCAGCGCGACCCAGCCGGAGCGGGAGTCGCTGGCCGAGCGGAGCTTCGACGCGTACGCCTCCAACAACCGCACCTGCGAGCTCGGGCTGACCCGCGCCACCGGGCAGCAGTACCGGCACATCCTCGAACTGCTGGAGGAAGCCACCCGACCGGCCGCCGACGCGGTCGCTACATTGACCACATGA
- a CDS encoding alpha/beta hydrolase fold domain-containing protein, with translation MTDLSLTVHPAAGSPEGGSPEAGSPGPGPRPAVLVLPGGAYEMHADHEAEPVARWLNGLGLHAVVLRYRMSPHRHPAPLEDAVAALRSLRAGDLGLAVDRERVGVIGFSAGGHLAASLSNADADGGVPDFAILGYPVISFVHEVNEPSARNLLGEPSLQLRRDHSLEYRVSSRTPPTFLWHTADDDAVPLSNSLRYADALARNGVPVELHVFPHGRHGLSILDEVPHVTQWMELCARWLTETGVLDPGETSERADDPRGGRQ, from the coding sequence GTGACGGACCTTTCACTGACCGTGCATCCTGCAGCCGGATCCCCTGAAGGCGGATCCCCTGAAGCCGGATCCCCCGGCCCCGGGCCGCGACCGGCGGTGCTGGTGCTGCCCGGCGGAGCCTACGAGATGCATGCCGACCACGAGGCCGAGCCGGTGGCCCGCTGGCTGAACGGGCTCGGCCTGCACGCCGTCGTGCTCCGATACCGGATGTCGCCGCATCGCCACCCGGCGCCGCTGGAGGATGCGGTGGCAGCGCTGCGGTCCCTGCGGGCCGGTGACCTCGGCCTGGCCGTGGACCGGGAGCGGGTGGGGGTGATCGGGTTCTCCGCCGGCGGTCACCTGGCGGCCTCGCTGTCCAACGCCGATGCCGACGGCGGCGTGCCCGACTTCGCGATCCTGGGCTATCCGGTGATCTCGTTCGTGCACGAGGTGAACGAGCCCTCGGCGCGCAACCTGCTCGGCGAGCCGAGTCTGCAGCTGCGGCGCGACCACTCGCTGGAGTACCGGGTGAGCAGCAGGACGCCGCCGACGTTTCTGTGGCACACCGCTGACGACGACGCCGTGCCGCTCTCCAACTCGCTGCGGTACGCCGACGCGCTGGCCCGCAACGGTGTCCCGGTCGAGCTGCATGTGTTCCCGCACGGCCGGCACGGTCTGAGCATCCTGGACGAGGTGCCGCACGTGACCCAGTGGATGGAGCTGTGCGCCCGCTGGCTCACCGAGACCGGCGTGCTCGACCCGGGGGAGACCAGTGAACGGGCTGATGATCCGAGGGGCGGACGTCAGTGA
- a CDS encoding DUF4191 domain-containing protein produces MAKTDAKDAKAQLKAAKQAEKARKKSSTDPADMGRVRQIIRAYQLTHEHDKQLPLLMLGAFLLPIVLGLVISLFWPHPIYLTFLGVMVGLLLAMMMLARRAKRATYKRYAGQAGSAEVALQMLPKQWVSAPAIAANRHMDAVHRTLGPGGLVLIGEGEPGRLKPLLASEVRKHERVAYGVKVTTIVMGDKPGQVPLDKLTDHIRKLPKTLQPAQITDIKMRLRALDAVRPQLPVPKGPMPTSPRQAKGSRQAMRGR; encoded by the coding sequence ATGGCCAAGACAGACGCGAAAGACGCCAAGGCGCAGCTCAAGGCGGCGAAGCAGGCCGAGAAGGCCCGCAAGAAGTCCAGCACCGACCCCGCCGACATGGGCCGGGTCCGCCAGATCATCAGGGCCTACCAGCTCACCCACGAGCATGACAAGCAGCTGCCGCTGCTGATGCTCGGCGCCTTCCTGCTGCCGATCGTGCTCGGACTGGTCATCTCACTGTTCTGGCCACACCCCATCTACCTGACCTTCCTGGGCGTCATGGTCGGCCTGCTGCTGGCCATGATGATGCTGGCCCGGCGCGCCAAGCGCGCCACCTACAAGCGGTATGCCGGACAGGCCGGTTCGGCCGAGGTGGCACTGCAGATGCTGCCGAAGCAGTGGGTGTCCGCCCCGGCCATCGCCGCCAACCGCCACATGGACGCCGTCCACCGGACCCTCGGCCCGGGTGGCCTGGTGCTGATCGGCGAGGGTGAGCCCGGCCGACTGAAGCCGCTGCTCGCCTCCGAGGTCAGGAAGCATGAGCGGGTCGCGTACGGCGTCAAGGTGACCACCATCGTGATGGGCGACAAGCCGGGCCAGGTCCCGCTGGACAAGCTGACCGACCACATCCGCAAGCTGCCCAAGACGCTCCAGCCGGCCCAGATCACCGACATCAAGATGCGGCTGCGGGCGCTGGACGCGGTCCGACCGCAGCTGCCGGTGCCGAAGGGGCCGATGCCCACCAGTCCACGTCAGGCCAAGGGCTCTCGACAGGCGATGCGCGGGCGCTAG